In Mytilus galloprovincialis chromosome 1, xbMytGall1.hap1.1, whole genome shotgun sequence, the following are encoded in one genomic region:
- the LOC143068923 gene encoding uncharacterized protein LOC143068923, with amino-acid sequence MSSTTKREEPQKLSIQGLSLPKPEEKSFKDRFGSFVGSEDESDTIQHSLIEQIVNMNLGLEKQIETLRLRLDFGRKHHHAAKESEKLSMESEIKVKTIKIDSLKTELNSKESSLSQLEEDTDDKRGKLAEIQTQISEMKQNVDAATTWLTEIQKEIVNLESENRQLVSGEAFEKAQKDIVILKNEIYTFQQNIKVMSKELNRAREVVVSQGNSMKILETDKLNIQVKFKEDLQRITMSVRFEIERMRDIMQNQWSEMKYLREQNHTVRQDVKEIKNLLTLAQAQPDSSRLAKRQPESTLSSFPPSRNPTRKPSHPPLPALSPKRTFVHRK; translated from the exons ATGTCGTCAACAACTAAGAGAGAG GAGCCACAAAAGTTATCAATTCAAGGGCTTTCTCTACCAAAACCTGAAGAAAAATCTTTTAAGGACAGATTTGGGTCTTTTGTTGGATCGGAGGATGAATCCGATACAATTCAGCATTCTTTGATTGAGCAAATAGTCAACATGAACTTGGGACTCGAAAAACAAATAGAAACATTACGTTTAAGACTTGACTTTGGAAGAAAGCATCACCATGCTGCAAAGGAATCTGAAAAACTTTCTATGGAATCCGAAATTAAAGTAAAGACAATCAAAATTGATTCTCTGAAAACAGAGCTGAATAGCAAGGAAAGTTCTTTGTCACAGTTAGAAGAAGACACGGATGACAAACGTGGTAAATTGGCTGAAATTCAGACTCAGATTAGTGAAATGAAGCAGAATGTCGATGCTGCAACCACGTGGTTAACGGAAATTCAGAAAGAAATAGTTAACCTGGAATCCGAAAACAGACAGTTGGTGTCCGGTGAAGCTTTTGAGAAAGCTCAAAAAGACATTGTCATTTTAAAAAACGAAATTTATActtttcaacaaaatataaaagtaatgTCGAAAGAACTAAATCGGGCGCGAGAAGTTGTTGTTTCCCAAGGAAACAGTATGAAAATTCTTGAAACAGACAAACTTAATATACAGGTTAAATTTAAAGAAGATTTACAACGAATAACAATGTCTGTACGATTTGAGATAGAACGCATGCGTGATATTATGCAAAACCAATGGAGCGAGATGAAATATCTGAGAGAGCAAAATCATACTGTGCGACAAGATGTAAAGGAAATCAAAAATTTGTTGACACTTGCGCAAGCTCAACCAGATTCTAGCCGTCTTGCAAAGAGACAACCTGAATCAACTTTGTCATCTTTTCCACCAAGCCGAAATCCAACCCGGAAACCATCTCATCCTCCCTTGCCGGCATTGTCGCCAAAACGAACGTTCgttcatagaaaatga
- the LOC143062030 gene encoding uncharacterized protein LOC143062030: MVTPGTSSVSKRKTVLEDTVEETSEPASINNQWLKVEEIYKETSEKVLGYKRQIHKEWITQGTWKLIDERKEINNKLCQTYSERIKDKLRKEYSECNKKVKKATRSDKRKYTEDLAKEAENAASNQRMGHVYQVVKQLCNKKTNKSMPIKDKQNNTLSSEKEQKERWKEHFQEVLNRKEPENTVSTDITETPLELDIDLYVPTKLEIQRALKSLRNRKAPGIDQLNAELFKADAKQTSDILYPVFKEIWENNIIPDNWSEAYTDRDYGPS, from the exons atGGTAACCCCAGGAACTTCGTcagtttcaaaacgaaaaacg GTCCTAGAAGACACAGTAGAAGAAACATCAGAACCAGCATCGATAAACAACCAATGGCTGAAAGTAGAAGAAATATACAAAGAAACCAGTGAAAAAGTTCTTGGctataaaagacaaatacataAAGAATGGATTACACAAGGAACATGGAAATTGATtgatgaaagaaaagaaataaacaacaaactCTGTCAGACTTATTCAGAAAGAATAAAAGATAAGCTGAGGAAGGAATACTCAGAATGCAATAAGAAAGTGAAGAAAGCAACACGAAGTGACAAAAGAAAGTATACAGAAGACCTTGCAAAAGAAGCAGAAAATGCTGCATCCAACCAGAGAATGGGACATGTTTACCAAGTTGTAAAACAGCTATGCAACAAGAAAACTAATAAGAGCATGCCAattaaagacaaacaaaacaacacattatCATCCGAAAAAGAACAAAAGGAAAGATGGAAAGAACATTTTCAAGAAGTTCTCAATAGAAAAGAACCAGAAAATACAGTTAGCACCGATATCACAGAAACACCATTAGAATTAGATATAGATCTTTATGTGCCAACCAAACTAGAAATCCAGAGAGCACTAAAAAGTTTAAGGAATAGAAAGGCACCAGGCATTGACCAATTAAATGCCGAACTCTTTAAAGCTGATGCTAAGCAAACATCAGATATCCTTTACCcagtttttaaagaaatttgggaGAACAACATCATACCAGACAACTGGTCCGAAG CTTACACAGACAGGGATTATGGACCATCTTAA
- the LOC143068915 gene encoding uncharacterized protein LOC143068915 isoform X2 yields MQPSYSILVILLVYLVPADSSESEECDSATRLDRGTNHNTLVLGWYRMKHHELLNENDIPGSCAFIPSPIWARGPFPENEGDEEALDGCVYSETNACEKIYSIKVHNCGEHNVYYLNATATTDEAYCFKKDDDDDDDDDCEEQEEDYGKKFHRCHRNNRYVVLVIGSVIIAGVLISMVAIYLWRRKRLAAMLKKEMYKAPQDSNGPVVVTTNDNLPPKKY; encoded by the exons ATGCAACCGTCATACAGTATTCTAGTGATTCTTCTAGTATACTTAGTTCCAG CTGATAGCTCCGAGTCAGAAGAATGTGATTCAGCAACAAGACTTGACAGGGGGACGAATCATAACACACTAGTTTTAGGATGGTACAGGATGAAACACCACGAGTTACTCAATGAAAATGATATTCCCGGATCCTGTGCATTTATACCGTCTCCAATATGGGCAAGAG GACCCTTCCCAGAAAATGAAGGTGATGAAGAAGCCCTAGACGGGTGTGTCTATAGTGAGACAAACGCTTGTGAAAAAATCTACAGCATTAAAGTTCACAACTGTGGAGAACATAATGTCTACTATCTCAATGCAACTGCTACAACGGACGAAGCTTATTGTTTCA aaaaggacgatgatgatgatgatgatgatgattgtGAAGAACAAGAAGAAGATTACGGAAAGAAGTTTCATCGATGTCATCGAAACAATCGATATGTTGTTTTGGTAATCGGATCAGTGATAATTGCTGGTGTATTGATCTCCATGGTTGCTATata ccTTTGGAGAAGAAAACGCCTGGCAGCTAtgctaaaaaaagaaatgtacaaAGCTCCACAAGATAGTAATGGTCCAGTTGTCGTTACTACCAATGATAATCTCCCTCCTAAGAAATATTAG
- the LOC143068915 gene encoding uncharacterized protein LOC143068915 isoform X1: MKIFLLALLIVFSSITVNADSSESEECDSATRLDRGTNHNTLVLGWYRMKHHELLNENDIPGSCAFIPSPIWARGPFPENEGDEEALDGCVYSETNACEKIYSIKVHNCGEHNVYYLNATATTDEAYCFKKDDDDDDDDDCEEQEEDYGKKFHRCHRNNRYVVLVIGSVIIAGVLISMVAIYLWRRKRLAAMLKKEMYKAPQDSNGPVVVTTNDNLPPKKY; this comes from the exons ATGAAGATATTTCTGTTGGCTTTACTCATAGTTTTCAGCAGCATAACTGTAAATG CTGATAGCTCCGAGTCAGAAGAATGTGATTCAGCAACAAGACTTGACAGGGGGACGAATCATAACACACTAGTTTTAGGATGGTACAGGATGAAACACCACGAGTTACTCAATGAAAATGATATTCCCGGATCCTGTGCATTTATACCGTCTCCAATATGGGCAAGAG GACCCTTCCCAGAAAATGAAGGTGATGAAGAAGCCCTAGACGGGTGTGTCTATAGTGAGACAAACGCTTGTGAAAAAATCTACAGCATTAAAGTTCACAACTGTGGAGAACATAATGTCTACTATCTCAATGCAACTGCTACAACGGACGAAGCTTATTGTTTCA aaaaggacgatgatgatgatgatgatgatgattgtGAAGAACAAGAAGAAGATTACGGAAAGAAGTTTCATCGATGTCATCGAAACAATCGATATGTTGTTTTGGTAATCGGATCAGTGATAATTGCTGGTGTATTGATCTCCATGGTTGCTATata ccTTTGGAGAAGAAAACGCCTGGCAGCTAtgctaaaaaaagaaatgtacaaAGCTCCACAAGATAGTAATGGTCCAGTTGTCGTTACTACCAATGATAATCTCCCTCCTAAGAAATATTAG